The window GGTGCATGTGGTGCATTGACATAAGGACAGGGATAAAGCCCTCTGCAATGGGCCACGtcacctctgcctgctccctttccttgccttgaGAGAGAGCTGACAGTGACATGACTGAAAtcttggaaaggaggaagagtAGGAGGATATGAATGCTGTCCTCTTGCCTCCAGGAAGCAGCTGGGCATGGTCCTTATTTCACCTCTCATGATGGTCACTGGGAATACACCCGCTGGGTAACAAGACTAAGTTCTCCTCACCCAGCTCAGGGCGTCCTGCCCTTGGAACAGCAACCAAATGGCTTTTGCCAGCTCTGTGTTAACCCTGCTGCAGAGCCGGAGCAACGCCTCTGAACCCATGGGCAGAGGACCCTGATCCTCACGGCGCACCTCTTCAGCACAAACTGGAGTTTAAGCTGGAGACCTGATGGAAGGTCCCCCAGAGAACTCAGAAGGCACTGTGGGGAGTTTTGTTGTCAAATGCAACGGGCTTTGTTCAAACAAGTCTCTGAGCTTGTCTTTTCCTCCTCGGACAGtcacccatccctggaaggaCCAAATGTCCAACGTCAGCTGCACCATCGAGTTCGttctcctggcatttgcagacacacgggagctgcagctcttgcactttgggctcttcctggccatctacctggctgccctcctgggcaacggcctcatcatcggcgctgtagcctgtgaccaccacctccacacccccatgtacttcttcctcctcaacctctccctccttgatctgggctccatctccaccactgtccccaaatccatggccaactccctctgggacaccagggttATTTCCTACTGTAGATGCGCTGCCCAGGTCTTctggtttctcttctttgtttcttcagaATActatcttctcaccgtcatggcctatgaccgctacgttgccatctgcaaacccctgcactacgggaccctcatGGACAGCCGAGCTTGCATcaaaatggcagcagctgcctggggtggTGGTTTCCTCAACGCGGTGATTCACACTGGAAACACATTTTCactacccctctgccaaggcaatgctgtgggccagttcttctgtgaaatcccccagctcctcaagctctcctgctcggACTCCTATGTCAGGAAAGCTGGGTTTACTGTGGTCAGTCTTTGTGTAGCTTGCGggtgttttctgttccttgtcctgtcctatgtgcagatcttcagggctgtgctgaggatcccctctgagcaggggcggcacaaagccttttccacctgcctccctcacctggccgtggtctccctgtttgccatctctgccatgtttgcctacctgaagcctcCCTCCATCTCGTCCCCTTCCCTAGATCTGGTGGTGGCTGTTCTGTATGCAGTGGTGCCTCCCACAgcgaaccccctcatctacagcatgaggaaccaggagctcaaggaggcaCTAAAGAGACTCATCCACTGTCTGCTGTTGCAGCAGGAATAAGCTGCCCTTCTCTCTTTACAGGCAATTCTGAGTTTCTCTCAGGCCAGGCTTGGTGATTTGGTCCTTTTCTTCTGCGCTTGAACACTATCTTTGTAAACAAGTTTTAGGAATCACCACACTTCTCCAGAGGCAAGAGCCTGGTCTGTCTGACCCAGAGGCCTTCTGGAAATGGTGCCCCAGGAGCAGGATGTTTGTGCTGCTCTGGGGAGTGGGGTGCATAAGGCATTCAAGGGGGAGGTTGTTATCCTAGGGACCAAAGGTGTGAAAAAGAGAGTGATTGGCCTCCACTTCCTCACGCCATTGGTGCTCTCCAGgcttggggctggtggggtggaaAACGCCCCCTCTCTtctgccccaggagctgctgtgcccatgAGAGAAGCTCAGGCCCGGTGTCACAACTACAGGTCTCATTTCTAAGATGGAATCCTGGACTTTGctactgaaaaataggaaaaacccTTCTTTGCCTGCGTGCAGTCAGTTCTCTAAGGAAGGCGGGTGGAGGTTCATGAGAGAAagcgcagggctgggcagggaaggacAAGGTTGTCCCTATGGTCTCAGACCTCAGGGACTGCGTCTCCTGCCGGTCTCAAACTCCTTAGGAGGCACACTGGAGCAACATCAACCGGAGAATGCTGCTACCATCTCTTATCgaaactgaaaaggaataaaatatacccgtgagaatataaaataattttttgtgacgTGCTCTTTGAAATCTTCGTCTGTCAGCAAGAAGTGCCTTCAAGGCACCATGATGGAGAAATTCCCCAACCCCTGTTCAGGAACCCAAGGTGCTAAAGTGCCCATACACTAATGCACACGGTGAGTTAGAGAGCTGTGGGTAGTTGCAGGGCTATGACCTTCCTGGTGTCATGGAGACATGGTGTGGTTACTCCCTGGACTGGAGGGTTGCAACGGAAGGACACAGGCTCTttcaggacaggctggaaagtCGAGGAGGGGCAGTtgccctttatgtgagagagcagctggagggccTGGACGTCTGCCTCGTGATGGGTGAGGAGccaactgagagcttatgggttaGCATTAAGAGGAGGTCTAGCTGGTCTCCAGACACGCTTTCCAAACCCAACTTGTACTTACCCACTATCCTgattatatatacaaatatagaaaatatgtatgtatacttcttttcttcccttaatcTCATTTGCAATTTCCCTTCCTGCTTCTTGTCCTTGCcgtctcttgtcctgtccattCTGTCATGATCCCTGGCCAGATCATCAGCCCCACTCGGACCAAGGACCAGGGTCACAACGTGGTCTCCAAGCAGAGCCCGTCTGGGATCTCGGGGCCACGCAGGCACACCACGGCGGCCAGGTCCAGGCAGAGACACAGACTTGCAGAAGGACTGTGGGAGTGGTTGTGAGCTggcaccagggcagagctgggggccatgggggtcagcagagaagagctccagcagctccccttcACACCCAGCGGTGCTCCTGAGAGACGACGGTCACATAGGAGGGGAGGCACTGTGAGGTGCGGTGCAGGAATCCACGCTGGCCACTGTGTCTTGTGGCTCCTGGCAGGTAGTGCCAGCGGCTGCTGGCCCCAAGAGACTCCCAACCCTGGGAGGGGCAGTGAGTCCCCTTCCGAcatttgggagctgctggggcttcaGAAggtctgctggcagagctgggggtcgTGGTGCCCACCCTACGCTTCCAACCCATGGTGCCTCTTGGAATCCCAGAGCCACCGCAGTGACTGGGGGAACAGCCGTGCCTGGCTGGTGTTTAGGGATTTTGGGATGTCCTGGCAGTGTGGCTCCTGTACACGTCCTCATccctgcaccagcacagccccgctgccccacatGTGGCCCCACAGTCAACGTGTGAAGGCACCACACTGTGCAGGGTGCATTCAGGGGTGGGGAAACGTCCCCCTGACGTGATGTGCACAACAGATCTTGGAGCGCAGGAGTTTGCAGACAGCCCAAGTCCGGGATCTGCCAGGGTCTGGGAATGTGTGAGCCTGGGGACGGCTGTATCTTCCCCCAGTATCGATAGGGCTGGCCACATTGTAAACCCCCCCAAATTCCAACCAATTACTGTAAAGCTTTGCAgggtctggggtttttgtttcctaCTGTTGCGTGGTGGGGAGAGAGAACACTATGGAAAAGGAGCTCTCAAGTTTGAACAAGTCACTGAGATTCCTGGACTGTAACTTTGAGTGACCAGTAGATCTGCTAGGAGCCTCCTAAAGGGCCTTCATCCTCTCTTCTGCCTATGGACAGCACCAGCATCACCTTTGCTGGACCCCTCAGCGTTGTgctgacctgcccttttccacctgtgAGCATGAACATGTCCCAGCCCGTGCCCTGCCAACAggcaggtttctgcagagcaaagaGGAGTGCAGAGAGGTTGGGATGGGGGCTGTGAGCACCGACAGGGCAAAGGCATGGGACAGgggaacaaaacccagaaatgttgTGGGAGGGAGAATTCAGAAAAGCCCTCCAATGCAGACCCCTTCCTCCGAGCAAACGCCTTTGCCTCTCTCCCacccagcagagcctctgccctCAGGGCTGTGGGGTCCAAAGCATGAAccacctcctctgcagccagagctccaCAGAGCCGTGGTGCAGCTCGCCAGCATCTTGCCCACTGTCCCCTGAAGAGCACGGGGGCTGAGAGCAGCTGCCCAGCAATGTTCATGTCATCCCTTAACGAGATACCATCATCAGGACGCTGGGCTGGAGGTGTCCTTCCAAGCTgtgagctgccctccaggatgtAAATCTGCCCCATAGCACCTTTGTCTAAGTCTCCCCTTATTtatcactgtcttttcctccatgGACAGTGCCCCATTCCCTGAGACATGTCCAACAACAGCTCCATCActgagttcctcctcctgccgttcgcagacacacgggagctgcagctcttgcacttctggctcttcctggccatctacctggctgccctcctgggcaacggcctcatcatcggcgctgtagcctgtgaccaccacctccacacccccatgtacttcttcctcctcaacctcgccctccttgatctgggctccatctccaccgctgtccccaaatccatggccaaatCCCTCTGGGACGTCAGGGATATTTCCTACTATGGATGTGTTGCACAggccttttgctttctcttcttggctggaggggaatattttcttctcaccgtcatggcctatgaccgctacgttgccatctgcaaacccctgcactacaggagcctcctgggcagcagagcttgtgtctacatggcagcagctgcctggggcagtggttTCCTCCACTCTCTGCTGCAAACTGCCAACACATTTTCACTACcgctctgccaaggcaatgctgtGGGCCGGTCCTTCTGTGAGattccccagatcctcaagctctcctgctccaaCTCCTCTCTCAGGGAAGCCTggcttcttgtggttagtgtccctcttgggtttgggtgtttaattttcattgtgctgtcctacgtgcagatcttcagggccgtgctggggTTCCCCTCTGAGCAGCGACAggacaaagccttttccacgtgcctccctcacctggccgtggtctccctgtatGTCAGCACTGGTATGTTTGCCtccctgaagcccccctccacctCGTCCCGGTCACTGGATCTGTTGATGGCTGTTCTGTACTCACTGCTGCCCCCGGCattgaaccccctcatctacagcatgaggaaccaagAGCTCAAAGACACACTGAAGAACCTGATTCAGAAGCAGGAATAAGCTGCCCATGTCTCTTCACAAGCGCTTTCCAGTTCATCTCAGGAACCTCCTCTGTATTGGCCATTTGGTTTGTGATCATCGTGTTTTGCCAGGAATGTCTGCATCCACCCCACTTCTCCAGAGACATGAAGCCAGTCTGTCTGACCCAGGGGTCCTGTACATGTCTCTGGCGTGGTGGTACAGctggacacggagctgttggagcgggtccagaggagggccacgaagatgatcaaagggctggagcacctatgctatgaggacaggctgagagagttggggttgttcagcctggagaagagaaggctctggggagaccttatagcggccttccagtacctgaagggggcctacaggaaagccggggaggggctgctggcaagggcatgtagcgataggacgaggggcaatggtttaaactagggcagggcaggtttagatgagacattaggatgaagttctttacaatgagggtggtgaaacactggcccaggttgcccagagagggggtggaggccccatccctggagacgttcaaggccaggctggatgaggctctgagcaacctgatctagttaaagacatggtcaatggagttaaatccagctggcggccggtcacaagtggtgtccctcagggcttggtgttgggaccatttctgtttaacgtctttattgacgatcttgataaggacatagagtgtatcatcaggaagtttgcagatgacacgaagctaagcgggagtgttgatctgcatgaggatagggaggctctacagagaggcTTGGacagattggactgatgggccaacactaatggaatgtgcttcaacaaggccaagtgccgggtcctgcacttgggccacaacaaccccttGCATCGCTAatggcttggggcagtgtggctggagagctgcctggcagaaaaggacctgggggttctaattgacaaggggctgaacatgagccagcagtgtgcccaggtggccaagaaagacaatggcatcctggcttgtattagaactagtgtgaccagcagaaggagggaggtgattgtccccctgtactcagtactggtgaggccacacctggagtattgtgtccggttttgggcacctcaatacgagagacatatcgaggtgctggagcgagtgcagaggacggcaacaaagctggtgaagggcctggagaataaatcttatgaggagcgattgaaggagctgggagtgtttgtttagtttgaggaagaggaggctgaggggagacctcatcgctctctacaactacttgaaaggccattgtagagaggttggtgctggtctcttctcacaggtaattagcgatagaacaagggggaatgactttaagctgcagcagggtaggtttagactggacattaggaaaaaagttttcacagaaagagtgctcagaccctggaataggctgcccagggaggtggtggagtcaccatccctgaatgtgtttaagagtcgtttagatgtggtgttaggggttATGGTCTAGGGGacaactttgtagagtggggttgatggttggactcgatgatcgcAAGGGCCTtctccaacctgaatgattctatgattctatgattctatgcccctgctcactgcaggggagttggactagatggcctttaaaggtcccttccaacccaacacgttctgtgattctatga is drawn from Chroicocephalus ridibundus unplaced genomic scaffold, bChrRid1.1 SCAFFOLD_92, whole genome shotgun sequence and contains these coding sequences:
- the LOC134509612 gene encoding olfactory receptor 14C36-like encodes the protein MSNVSCTIEFVLLAFADTRELQLLHFGLFLAIYLAALLGNGLIIGAVACDHHLHTPMYFFLLNLSLLDLGSISTTVPKSMANSLWDTRVISYCRCAAQVFWFLFFVSSEYYLLTVMAYDRYVAICKPLHYGTLMDSRACIKMAAAAWGGGFLNAVIHTGNTFSLPLCQGNAVGQFFCEIPQLLKLSCSDSYVRKAGFTVVSLCVACGCFLFLVLSYVQIFRAVLRIPSEQGRHKAFSTCLPHLAVVSLFAISAMFAYLKPPSISSPSLDLVVAVLYAVVPPTANPLIYSMRNQELKEALKRLIHCLLLQQE